A part of Solicola gregarius genomic DNA contains:
- a CDS encoding sodium:solute symporter family protein, translated as MNDLAFAGTDGVVVLIAYAVVMLAIGYFAGRDRPGAGKSMRGYYLAGGGLGFVALFFTLYATQYSGNAVVGYAPTAYRSGFSWWQSVPFMTGIIAVYLLFAPRLYVVAKREGFVTPVDWIRHRFNSTPTAILATGLMLWGLGNYLLEQLVAMGQATSGLTGDTVPYQASVLAFVVVMLVYSWVGGMRAVALTDVMQGIALLIGIFALLFGALYLVGGDLGSVTEHLRETDPAKVGVPEFDVSLNWLSMIVLIGFGAAMYPHAIQRIYAARSERTLKRSLAGMAWMPLVTTGVVFVIGIIGIQLIPGMSEGESEQLVGKMANQVADINVFFYIIMILFFGGVVAAIVSTADSALLSFSSLISKDIYARHIGPDTSERRQVLVGKVVGVLAIGVLLLLAWNPPSTLYDIFVLKMELIAQLAPAFILGLYWRRLSAWPVFAGMATGALLAGILTIAGSDGWHGIPGGLIGLGLNLAICVIGSLLLPNRDTGHADTGKYVTPEALATAPSMQEVRP; from the coding sequence ATGAACGACCTCGCATTCGCCGGCACCGACGGCGTCGTCGTCCTGATCGCGTACGCCGTGGTGATGCTGGCCATCGGCTACTTCGCCGGCCGCGACCGCCCCGGCGCGGGCAAGAGCATGCGCGGCTACTACCTCGCGGGCGGGGGCCTCGGGTTCGTCGCGCTGTTCTTCACCCTTTACGCCACCCAATACAGCGGCAACGCCGTGGTCGGCTACGCGCCCACTGCGTACCGAAGCGGGTTCTCCTGGTGGCAGTCCGTACCGTTCATGACCGGCATCATCGCGGTCTACCTGCTTTTCGCACCGCGCCTCTACGTCGTCGCCAAGCGCGAGGGTTTCGTGACTCCGGTCGACTGGATCCGGCACCGGTTCAACTCGACTCCGACGGCGATCCTCGCGACGGGACTGATGCTGTGGGGTCTCGGCAACTACCTGTTGGAGCAGCTCGTCGCGATGGGCCAGGCAACGTCCGGGCTCACCGGCGACACCGTCCCGTACCAGGCCTCGGTGCTCGCCTTCGTCGTGGTCATGCTCGTCTACTCGTGGGTCGGCGGCATGCGTGCTGTCGCGCTGACCGACGTGATGCAGGGCATCGCCCTACTGATCGGCATCTTCGCATTGCTCTTCGGCGCGCTCTACCTGGTCGGCGGCGACCTGGGCAGCGTCACCGAGCACCTGCGTGAGACCGATCCCGCCAAGGTAGGTGTGCCCGAGTTCGACGTGTCCCTGAACTGGTTGTCGATGATCGTCCTGATCGGCTTCGGCGCGGCGATGTACCCGCACGCGATCCAGCGGATCTACGCCGCGCGCAGCGAACGTACGCTGAAACGGTCGCTGGCCGGCATGGCCTGGATGCCACTGGTCACTACCGGCGTCGTCTTCGTGATCGGCATCATCGGCATCCAGCTGATCCCGGGGATGTCCGAAGGCGAGTCCGAGCAGCTCGTCGGCAAGATGGCCAACCAGGTCGCGGATATCAATGTCTTCTTCTACATCATCATGATCCTGTTCTTCGGCGGAGTCGTGGCGGCGATCGTGTCGACCGCAGACTCGGCGTTGCTGAGCTTCTCCTCGCTGATCTCCAAGGACATCTACGCGCGCCACATCGGCCCGGACACCAGCGAGCGGCGCCAGGTGCTCGTGGGCAAGGTGGTCGGCGTCCTCGCCATCGGCGTCCTTCTGTTGCTGGCGTGGAATCCGCCGAGCACGCTGTACGACATCTTCGTGCTCAAGATGGAGCTGATCGCACAGCTCGCACCGGCGTTCATCCTCGGCCTTTACTGGCGGCGGCTGTCGGCCTGGCCGGTGTTCGCCGGCATGGCGACCGGCGCCCTGCTCGCAGGCATCCTGACGATCGCGGGCTCCGACGGCTGGCACGGAATCCCCGGCGGGCTCATCGGACTCGGGCTCAACCTCGCGATCTGCGTGATCGGCTCCCTGCTCCTCCCCAACCGCGATACGGGACACGCCGACACCGGGAAGTACGTCACGCCCGAGGCGCTGGCAACGGCGCCGAGCATGCAGGAGGTGCGCCCGTGA
- a CDS encoding M23 family metallopeptidase codes for MSAEASSRRSHRAPKSRRSPLLRRVPVPAILGVAALVAAGIGVVHTTSDPLGDTFTAEPSSLSSGMAVPQPTYARANSPEVSRSVSRETLTKQAETQARQREAALKQLASKSEDHADELLEEQKKREERLEAEREKAAEEGAELSARATADGQWVLPVAGYTLTATFGETSQYWSTVHTGLDFAAPSGTPIVAVSSGTITSTGYDGAYGNKTVLTLDDGTEIWFCHQTSISVSSGQAVSPGDQIGTVGATGNVTGPHLHLEVRPGGGDPVDPYTALQDHGVNP; via the coding sequence GTGAGCGCGGAGGCGTCGTCGAGGCGCTCTCACCGAGCGCCCAAGTCGCGCAGGAGCCCACTGCTCCGCCGCGTACCCGTACCCGCCATCCTCGGCGTTGCAGCGCTCGTCGCCGCCGGCATCGGTGTCGTGCACACGACGTCCGACCCGCTCGGCGACACGTTCACCGCCGAGCCGTCATCGCTGTCCTCCGGCATGGCGGTTCCACAGCCGACGTACGCCCGCGCGAACTCGCCCGAGGTGAGCCGCAGTGTCAGCCGGGAGACGCTGACGAAGCAGGCCGAGACGCAGGCCCGCCAGCGCGAGGCCGCGCTGAAGCAACTCGCGTCCAAGTCCGAGGACCACGCCGACGAGCTGCTCGAGGAGCAGAAGAAGCGCGAGGAACGCCTCGAGGCAGAGCGCGAGAAAGCCGCCGAGGAGGGCGCGGAGCTGTCGGCCCGGGCCACCGCCGACGGCCAGTGGGTGCTGCCCGTCGCCGGCTACACGCTGACGGCGACGTTCGGCGAGACCAGTCAGTACTGGTCGACGGTCCACACCGGGCTCGACTTCGCCGCGCCGTCGGGTACGCCGATCGTCGCCGTCAGCTCGGGCACGATCACCTCGACCGGCTACGACGGCGCGTACGGCAACAAGACCGTGCTGACCCTCGACGACGGCACCGAGATCTGGTTCTGCCACCAGACGTCGATCAGCGTGAGCTCGGGCCAAGCGGTCTCGCCGGGTGACCAGATCGGCACCGTCGGCGCTACCGGCAACGTGACCGGGCCCCACCTGCACCTCGAGGTACGCCCCGGAGGCGGCGATCCGGTCGACCCGTACACCGCCCTGCAGGACCACGGCGTCAACCCGTAG
- a CDS encoding GntR family transcriptional regulator → MNDTVSMVYDQLRRQILTGEFGEGDRLREGPLADLLGTSRTPVRDALRRLHGDGLVELTPNRGARVTGYAQSDLDDIFELRALLEGFAARRAAELGTADTAHLIALCDAMEAAAAGRIDASDEITQLNLQFHSAIHRASDNALLPSILDGVIAIALVRHTFHQYDEAETARSFAQHRELVRAISARDGVWAEAVMTAHLRGAHFAVDRETNETITEDTP, encoded by the coding sequence GTGAACGACACGGTCTCGATGGTGTACGACCAGCTACGCCGGCAGATTCTTACCGGCGAGTTCGGCGAGGGCGACCGGCTGCGGGAGGGGCCACTCGCCGACTTGCTCGGCACCAGCCGCACCCCCGTACGCGATGCGCTCCGGCGCCTGCACGGTGATGGACTCGTCGAGCTCACCCCCAACCGTGGCGCACGCGTCACCGGGTACGCGCAGTCCGACCTCGACGACATCTTCGAGCTGCGCGCCCTCCTCGAGGGCTTCGCCGCCCGTCGCGCCGCCGAGCTCGGCACGGCCGACACTGCACACCTCATCGCGTTGTGTGACGCGATGGAGGCGGCCGCGGCGGGGCGAATCGACGCGAGCGACGAGATCACCCAGCTGAATCTGCAGTTTCACTCAGCGATCCATCGAGCGTCCGACAACGCGCTGCTACCGAGCATTCTCGACGGCGTGATCGCGATAGCTCTCGTGCGCCACACGTTTCACCAGTACGACGAGGCGGAGACGGCGCGCAGCTTCGCCCAGCACCGCGAGCTGGTGCGGGCCATCTCGGCGCGCGACGGCGTGTGGGCGGAAGCGGTCATGACCGCTCACCTTCGCGGAGCACATTTCGCGGTCGACCGCGAGACCAACGAGACCATTACGGAGGACACACCTTGA